Part of the Acetomicrobium sp. S15 = DSM 107314 genome is shown below.
GCAATCCTCAGGTGGCCTATACGGAGACGATACGCACTTCCTCCGGTCCGGTGGAGGGTAAGTTCGTCAGACAGAGCGGCGGCCGCGGTCAATATGGCCACGTTGTGATAGAGATGGAGCCGTTGCCCGACGGAAAGGGTCAGGAGATACACGAAGTGTCACATGGACTTGGCCGTAGAGTGCAATATGGGCGACGCAAAAGCCCAAGTCTATTTCATATTCGAGCACAAATATTATCCCGATGAGGTAGTGTTGATTCAAATGCTGGGCTATATGTACGCGACATGTGATGAACGGAAGAAAGAAAACAAACCCCTAACGCCTATAATACCAGTAGTCGTATACCATGGCGTCCA
Proteins encoded:
- a CDS encoding Rpn family recombination-promoting nuclease/putative transposase, producing MGDAKAQVYFIFEHKYYPDEVVLIQMLGYMYATCDERKKENKPLTPIIPVVVYHGV